A genomic window from Cardiocondyla obscurior isolate alpha-2009 linkage group LG02, Cobs3.1, whole genome shotgun sequence includes:
- the Dnapol-alpha73 gene encoding DNA polymerase alpha subunit B — protein sequence MERKESLRLLFQDLGCKIESDAVLDKCFEFCDSYNIDVEKLTELWLTFCVNNNTDIDPSVDTLLELERVILKKCYKLPNSATKSHVNQEQSTVEKHFITNEADETDDILSMYGCMEKESSKCVRKSSEVETIADTQASRATAVEFSSASHVENSTVPSQRNVITDKEKILLSIGETVTSWKKTGDYDVEITKSDEPHVPSDARYMYEVLSKQGSLLTFVCQSLGNRLFKAWSAATDNVTELRYVKNVRSVNQTNFRTFGRINAKKEASNTVMLEGSMRRKGTSAADTISLDFRNMKQYSVFSGQIVAVEAINPVGDALYVKEIFAKLYAPLAPAPRIESRINIFVAAGPFTASNNMHCQPLWDLMENVATNEPQVLILIGPFLEYTHSEIQNNTIKDTHQELFEKIITRIMKSTRQNTQVILVASNRDAHHEPIFPTPQYTVFNRKLLQSYSNLKLMPDPCILDIAGLKVGVTSVDVIKHIGKEEISNVSGDRLTRLADHVLAQTCFYPVYPSPEDLNVDTELWEKYTFFDQQPHVMILPSDMRSYCKVINECMVLNPERMHKNIYARLSVKPVLGGKWSPNNISCEIIKV from the exons GTTTTGAGTTTTGCGACTCCTACAATATAGATGTGGAGAAGCTCACAGAATTATGGCTGACTTTCTGCGTTAATAACAACACTGACATTGATCCTTCTGTTGACACCTTGTTGGAGCTGGAACGTGTGAtactaaaaaaatgttacaaactACCTAACTCAGCCACAAAAAGCCATGTGAATCAAGAACAAAGTACAGTGGAGAAACATTTTATCACAAATGAAGCCGA TGAAACGGACGATATTCTTAGCATGTATGGATGCATGGAAAAAGAGTCATCAAAG TGTGTGCGGAAAAGTTCTGAGGTAGAAACCATTGCGGATACACAAGCGAGTAGAGCGACTGCTGTGGAATTTTCATCAGCCAGCCACGTTGAGAATTC AACTGTGCCAAGTCAGCGTAATGTAATAACGGATAAGGAGAAGATTTTACTTTCCATCGGCGAAACCGTCACGTCGtggaagaagacgggcgattACGATGTCGAAATTACGAAATCTGATGAGCCGCATGTCCCTAGCGACGCGAGATACATGTACGAAGTCCTGTCGAAGCAAGGATCTCTTCTTACGTTCGTGTGCCAGAGTTTAGGCAATAGACTGTTCAAGGCATGGTCGGCGGCAACTGACAACGTCACCGAACTGCGTTACGTAAAAAACGTACGGAGTGTGAATCAGACTAACTTTCGAACATTCGGCCGCATCAACGCGAAGAAAGAAGCCTCGAACACGGTGATGTTGGAGGGTAGTATGAGACGAAAAGGCACCTCCGCGGCCGACACAATTAGCCTTGACTTTCGCAATATGAAACAATACTCTGTATTCTCCGGTCAAATCGTGGCGGTTGAGGCCATCAATCCGGTAGGCGACGCGTTATATGTGAAGGAGATATTCGCGAAATTGTACGCACCTCTCGCGCCAGCGCCGAGAATCGAATCGAGAATTAACATCTTCGTCGCAGCAGGTCCGTTCACCGCGTCCAATAACATGCATTGCCAGCCATTGTGGGATTTGATGGAGAATGTCGCGACAAATGAACCACAGGTCTTGATATTGATTGGGCCTTTTCTTGAATACACACATTCCGAAATACAGAACAATACCATTAAAGACACGCATCAGgaattgtttgaaaaaattatcacgaGAATAATGAAGTCAACTCG GCAGAACACGCAAGTCATATTAGTAGCTTCGAATCGGGACGCACATCACGAACCTATATTTCCGACTCCCCAATACACAGTCTTTAATAGAAAGTTATTACAAAGCTATTCGAACTTGAAACTGATGCCAGATCCTTGCATTTTGGATATTGCGGGCTTGAAAGTCGGAGTTACGTCGGTCGACGTTATTAAACACATTGGAAAGGAAGAAATATC caatGTGTCGGGTGATAGACTTACTCGATTAGCTGATCATGTCCTCGCTCAAACGTGCTTCTACCCCGTGTATCCTTCACCTGAAGATCTGAATGTCGACACGGAGCTGTGGGAGAAATACACGTTTTTCGATCAACAGCCACACGTGATGATTTTGCCGTCCGACATGCGAAGTTACTGCAAAGTGATCAACGAGTGCATGGTCTTGAATCCTGAGCGTATGCATAAGAACATTTATGCCAGACTAAGTGTAAAGCCGGTTCTCGGTGGTAAATGGAGtcctaataatatttcttgcgAGATTATTAAAGTCTGA